Proteins found in one Paenibacillus borealis genomic segment:
- a CDS encoding DUF6773 family protein produces the protein MNRQGIKDERIITGFQKLNSHGFAICLAGLMISLAVKVFVLNWDMKLWLGTGMENTSASCKTNVISLYCN, from the coding sequence ATGAACCGGCAGGGAATCAAGGATGAACGGATCATTACCGGGTTTCAAAAGCTTAATTCGCATGGATTCGCGATTTGTTTGGCAGGATTGATGATCAGTCTGGCGGTGAAGGTGTTTGTACTGAATTGGGATATGAAATTATGGCTGGGTACAGGTATGGAAAATACAAGCGCCTCTTGCAAAACTAATGTGATTAGTTTATATTGTAACTAA
- a CDS encoding AlkZ-related protein, translating into MGSLESQESITTFEEMAEVVAKLGIVPLAPMIPGHPSVNGLTLAENWHTGSELDPWGWRVRFPGEGLAGYGKFIKKKAVLVSREWLPAYLAAAGSPQSLEERYDSGLATREALTLLQIIREHEGIETRQLRSMADMKAKEKKTAFDNAVTELQGTLDIVISGVKQRLNADGEPNGWNSTSFETTGHWMSEAGIGSFEGSREEAVEWLRSRMDGSWTPEAVAWISKALGWK; encoded by the coding sequence GTGGGGAGTCTTGAAAGCCAAGAGAGTATTACCACATTTGAGGAGATGGCTGAGGTTGTGGCCAAGCTGGGAATCGTTCCTCTTGCCCCGATGATCCCTGGGCATCCATCTGTGAATGGGCTGACCCTGGCGGAGAACTGGCATACCGGTTCCGAGCTGGACCCTTGGGGCTGGCGGGTCAGATTTCCGGGAGAAGGATTAGCCGGCTACGGAAAGTTTATTAAGAAAAAAGCCGTTCTGGTATCCCGTGAGTGGCTTCCCGCGTATCTGGCGGCGGCTGGCAGTCCGCAGTCCCTGGAGGAGCGGTATGACAGCGGTCTTGCTACCAGAGAAGCGCTGACCCTGCTGCAGATTATCCGTGAACACGAAGGTATAGAGACACGGCAGCTGCGTTCTATGGCCGATATGAAAGCCAAAGAAAAGAAAACAGCCTTTGACAACGCCGTAACCGAGCTTCAGGGCACTCTGGATATTGTAATCTCCGGAGTTAAGCAGCGGCTGAATGCGGACGGAGAGCCTAACGGGTGGAACAGTACCTCGTTTGAAACCACGGGCCACTGGATGAGCGAAGCCGGGATCGGGTCCTTTGAAGGATCACGAGAAGAGGCTGTGGAGTGGCTGCGTTCAAGGATGGACGGGAGCTGGACACCGGAAGCGGTTGCCTGGATCAGCAAGGCATTAGGCTGGAAATAA
- a CDS encoding aminopeptidase, translating to MTQTELQSKLSKYADLAVQIGVNVQPGQILVVNAPITAAEFVRLITAKAYAIGASQVKVNWSDEFITRQQFEHAAPEVFTKAPTWFAGEMTEFAENGAAFLNVIAENPDALKGIDPERIANFQKTRGAALTKYREMQMSDKVSWSIVAIPSQPWADKVFPDVPAEERVDKLWEAIFHTVRLDREDPVAAWQEHLDTLEQKADVLNAKKYKSLHYIAPGTDLSIELPEGHLWAQGDSINAKGHSFVANMPTEEVFTAPKKTGVNGTVRSTKPLSHGGNIIDGFSITFEQGRIISVSAEQGQEALEYLISMDEGAKYLGEVALVPHNSPISDSNILYFNTLFDENASNHLAIGTAYAFCLEGGKEMNQDELIAHGLNTSVTHVDFMIGSAEMDIYGITADGTREPVFLKGNWAF from the coding sequence ATGACTCAAACAGAGCTACAATCCAAGCTAAGTAAATATGCGGATTTGGCTGTGCAGATTGGTGTAAATGTTCAGCCGGGACAAATCCTGGTCGTGAACGCCCCGATTACCGCAGCCGAATTCGTCCGCCTGATTACAGCCAAAGCTTATGCCATCGGCGCCAGCCAGGTCAAGGTTAACTGGAGTGACGAGTTCATTACGCGCCAGCAGTTCGAGCATGCCGCACCGGAAGTGTTCACCAAAGCGCCAACCTGGTTTGCGGGTGAAATGACTGAATTCGCAGAGAACGGTGCAGCATTTCTGAACGTTATTGCCGAGAACCCGGACGCACTCAAAGGCATTGATCCTGAGCGGATCGCCAATTTCCAGAAGACCCGGGGAGCTGCACTTACGAAATACCGCGAAATGCAGATGTCCGACAAAGTCAGCTGGAGCATTGTAGCCATCCCGTCCCAGCCTTGGGCAGACAAGGTATTTCCTGACGTTCCTGCCGAAGAGCGCGTAGACAAACTCTGGGAAGCGATCTTCCACACTGTCCGCCTGGACCGTGAAGATCCTGTAGCCGCCTGGCAGGAGCACCTGGATACGCTGGAGCAGAAAGCGGATGTTCTCAATGCGAAGAAGTACAAAAGCCTGCATTACATAGCACCTGGAACCGACCTTAGTATCGAGCTGCCTGAAGGCCATTTATGGGCGCAGGGCGACAGCATCAATGCTAAAGGTCATTCTTTTGTAGCCAACATGCCAACCGAAGAAGTGTTCACGGCTCCGAAGAAAACCGGCGTTAACGGTACTGTCAGAAGCACGAAGCCGCTCAGCCACGGCGGGAATATAATTGACGGCTTCTCGATTACCTTTGAACAGGGACGGATTATCAGCGTAAGCGCCGAACAAGGCCAGGAAGCCCTGGAATATCTGATCAGTATGGATGAAGGCGCCAAGTACCTGGGTGAAGTCGCACTTGTGCCGCACAACTCGCCGATCTCCGATTCCAATATCCTCTATTTCAACACCTTGTTTGACGAGAATGCGTCCAACCATCTGGCGATTGGCACTGCATATGCCTTCTGTCTGGAAGGCGGCAAAGAGATGAACCAGGATGAGCTGATTGCCCATGGTCTCAACACGAGTGTAACCCATGTCGATTTCATGATCGGATCGGCTGAGATGGATATCTATGGTATCACGGCTGACGGTACGCGTGAGCCTGTATTCCTGAAGGGAAACTGGGCATTCTAA
- a CDS encoding GNAT family N-acetyltransferase: MDITLRELIPEDAAALLSLQHRLDQETSYMLLAPGERQTGIPQVEEMIASFANAPTSILIGAEADGDLAGYLSVRGGSVSRNKHSAYIVIGILKQYQGIGIGSGLFHEMDLWAKRSGIVRLELTVMKHNERAVALYTTHGFEIEGEKRKSLLVDGEWVDEYYMSKIFNPASL; this comes from the coding sequence ATGGATATCACACTGAGGGAACTGATTCCTGAAGACGCCGCCGCACTCTTAAGTCTGCAGCACCGGCTGGATCAGGAAACTTCGTACATGCTGCTTGCACCCGGAGAGAGGCAGACCGGAATTCCGCAGGTGGAAGAGATGATCGCAAGCTTCGCGAATGCACCAACCTCTATCCTGATTGGAGCCGAAGCAGACGGTGATCTGGCAGGCTATCTGTCAGTCAGGGGAGGAAGCGTAAGCCGCAATAAGCATAGTGCTTATATTGTCATCGGTATCCTGAAGCAATATCAGGGCATCGGAATCGGCAGCGGATTGTTCCATGAGATGGACTTATGGGCGAAGCGGAGCGGCATTGTGCGTCTGGAGCTTACGGTGATGAAGCATAATGAACGGGCTGTTGCATTATATACGACGCATGGCTTTGAGATTGAGGGGGAGAAGAGGAAGTCGCTGCTGGTGGACGGGGAATGGGTGGACGAATATTATATGAGTAAAATATTTAACCCCGCCTCTCTATAA
- a CDS encoding MBL fold metallo-hydrolase, whose amino-acid sequence MRVTQEGYLHQLTWLPRLFPVNCYLVEEEEELTLIDAGMSYSLQGILQYSAKLQKPLTRIVLTHGHMDHVGALDALKKHVPEAKVYISERDAALLAGDRSLRAGELQTPIKGSVPAKIATKPDVLLYDGNTIGSLTTISTPGHTPGSMSFRDQRSGALIVGDAFQTFRATAVSGKKVPLFPFPAMATWSLEQALASAYKLIELAPSVLAVGHGNLVMDPVEAMRHAAAEAGRVLLKGGRVHG is encoded by the coding sequence ATGAGAGTGACTCAAGAAGGTTATCTGCACCAGCTTACCTGGCTGCCTCGCTTATTCCCCGTCAATTGTTATCTGGTTGAAGAAGAAGAGGAACTTACTTTAATAGATGCAGGTATGTCATACAGCTTACAAGGTATTCTACAATATTCTGCCAAGCTTCAGAAGCCGCTTACCCGCATTGTGCTAACCCATGGCCATATGGATCATGTCGGGGCGCTGGATGCGCTCAAGAAGCATGTTCCAGAGGCGAAGGTCTATATCTCGGAACGGGATGCCGCACTCCTTGCCGGTGACCGCTCATTAAGAGCTGGTGAGCTGCAGACCCCGATCAAGGGCAGCGTACCGGCCAAGATAGCAACCAAGCCCGATGTGCTGCTGTACGATGGGAATACCATCGGCTCACTTACCACCATTAGTACGCCGGGGCATACTCCAGGATCTATGTCTTTCCGCGATCAGCGCAGCGGAGCCCTGATTGTAGGGGATGCGTTCCAGACCTTCCGGGCAACAGCTGTGTCCGGCAAGAAGGTGCCGTTGTTTCCTTTTCCGGCTATGGCGACATGGAGTCTGGAGCAGGCACTGGCCAGTGCGTATAAGCTGATTGAGCTTGCCCCTTCAGTGCTGGCTGTGGGTCACGGCAATCTGGTGATGGACCCGGTTGAAGCCATGAGACATGCGGCTGCAGAAGCTGGCAGAGTATTACTGAAGGGAGGGAGAGTGCATGGCTAG
- a CDS encoding aminopeptidase produces the protein MLDFKQKLENYALLAVKIGVNIQPGQTLVVNADIVSAELVRLIVRQAYEAGAKLVKVNYTDELVTRTRYDLAPSESFLEPPKWQADELEDLARNGAAFLTIISANPDLLSGVDPSRIADNQKTAGQAMAPYREMMMANHVSWSGIAFPSPSWAAKVFPDAAPEQQIELLWDAIFKAVRADQENPVAAWSSHLGGLKQRCDLLNAKKYRKLHYTAPGTDLTIELPDGHIWCQAGAVNSRGMSFLANIPTEEVFTAPLKSGANGKVSSTKPLSYGGNIIDRFTLTLENGKVTDFTAEVGQEALASLLAMDEGAAYFGEVALVPFHSPISESGILYYTTLYDENASCHLALGAAYAFTLQDGINMTKEQLAERGMNQSLTHVDFMMGSPEMNIDGIADDGSVDPIFRNGDWA, from the coding sequence ATGCTGGATTTTAAGCAAAAGCTGGAAAACTACGCCCTCCTCGCTGTGAAGATCGGCGTCAATATTCAGCCCGGTCAGACGCTTGTAGTCAATGCCGATATTGTCTCCGCGGAACTGGTGCGGCTCATTGTACGCCAAGCCTATGAAGCAGGAGCGAAGCTGGTAAAGGTTAATTATACCGATGAGCTCGTCACACGGACACGTTATGATCTTGCTCCATCCGAGAGCTTCCTCGAGCCGCCAAAGTGGCAGGCGGATGAGCTGGAGGATCTGGCACGTAACGGCGCCGCGTTCCTGACGATTATCTCGGCTAATCCGGACTTGCTGAGCGGTGTGGACCCAAGCCGCATCGCTGACAACCAGAAGACTGCCGGCCAGGCTATGGCCCCTTACCGGGAGATGATGATGGCTAACCATGTCAGCTGGAGCGGGATTGCCTTCCCTTCTCCTTCCTGGGCCGCCAAAGTATTCCCGGACGCTGCGCCAGAGCAGCAGATTGAACTGCTATGGGACGCGATCTTCAAGGCTGTGCGCGCAGACCAGGAGAACCCGGTGGCAGCCTGGAGCAGCCATCTGGGCGGCCTCAAGCAGCGCTGTGATCTCCTGAATGCTAAGAAATACCGCAAGCTTCACTACACTGCACCAGGCACTGATCTGACGATCGAGCTGCCCGATGGCCATATCTGGTGTCAGGCCGGTGCGGTGAACAGCCGTGGCATGTCCTTCCTGGCCAACATTCCGACCGAGGAAGTATTCACGGCTCCGTTGAAGTCCGGTGCTAACGGCAAGGTCAGCAGCACGAAGCCGCTTAGCTACGGCGGCAACATCATCGACCGCTTCACCCTGACCCTGGAGAACGGTAAGGTTACAGACTTTACCGCAGAGGTCGGACAAGAAGCGTTAGCCTCCCTGCTGGCTATGGATGAAGGTGCGGCCTACTTCGGTGAAGTGGCTCTAGTGCCTTTCCACTCTCCGATTTCGGAGAGCGGCATTCTCTACTACACCACACTGTATGATGAGAATGCTTCCTGCCACCTTGCGCTGGGTGCTGCGTACGCCTTCACTCTGCAGGACGGCATCAACATGACCAAGGAACAGCTTGCCGAGAGAGGCATGAACCAGAGCCTGACGCATGTTGACTTCATGATGGGCTCCCCGGAGATGAACATCGACGGGATTGCCGATGATGGTTCCGTGGACCCGATCTTCCGCAACGGAGACTGGGCTTAA
- a CDS encoding VOC family protein, whose protein sequence is MTSPIRNQVGAVFIPVSDIERSKNWYCSLLGLPLDGEILFGHLYDVPMQGPGIVLDSRIFTAEAVLKVPSFHLLTDDIDAAYDYVKASGAEILTDIEHDHWFNFKDPDGNVLMICRSTN, encoded by the coding sequence GTGACAAGTCCCATACGGAATCAGGTTGGCGCTGTCTTCATCCCGGTTAGTGATATCGAAAGGTCCAAAAACTGGTATTGCAGCTTGCTCGGACTGCCGCTTGACGGTGAAATCCTGTTCGGACATCTGTATGACGTGCCGATGCAGGGTCCGGGAATCGTGCTGGACAGCAGAATTTTTACAGCCGAGGCTGTGCTGAAGGTCCCTTCCTTCCATCTGCTTACCGACGACATTGATGCTGCCTATGATTATGTCAAAGCCAGCGGAGCAGAGATCCTCACGGATATTGAGCATGACCACTGGTTTAACTTCAAAGACCCGGACGGGAATGTGCTGATGATTTGCCGTTCAACCAATTAA
- a CDS encoding hemolysin family protein, with amino-acid sequence MGIGLSLTLVAILIILTAFFVATEFAVVRLRGSQVSQMVLDGKKNALAVQRVSANLDGYLSACQLGITITALGIGALAEPAFEQLLIPLFDLTNLSHSVSEPIAFALAFIIATFLHVVVGELAPKTAAINIPEKIGQITAPLIIWFYRVLYPLIWIMNGSANLLVRMFGMKPASEHGDAHSEDEIRLILSESYESGKINKAEYGYVNRIFTFDEMLAKEIMVPRTDMVCLFTDHSLLENIAIIRKEQYTRFPVADGSKDNIIGMINTKQLYLQYDNNPDFDFKSLILPILTVSEVTPVKTLLTRMQKERVHIALLLDEYGGTSGLITIEDILEEIVGEIRDEFDGDERRNVEMLSETHYLFDGNVSLLEIKDLTGLDFHDDEVTTIGGWLYSHLEEPVVGKSHVYEHVTLTVREMNRHRIRKVEIKIDLPVTEDSTVHSE; translated from the coding sequence ATGGGTATAGGACTTAGTTTGACGCTCGTGGCAATTTTGATTATTTTAACCGCATTTTTTGTAGCAACGGAGTTTGCAGTAGTGAGATTAAGAGGAAGCCAGGTCAGCCAGATGGTACTCGACGGGAAGAAGAATGCGCTAGCGGTACAGCGGGTATCTGCTAACCTCGACGGATATCTGTCTGCTTGTCAGCTTGGAATCACCATTACTGCACTCGGGATCGGGGCATTGGCAGAGCCTGCATTTGAGCAGCTGCTGATACCATTGTTCGACCTGACGAACCTGAGCCACAGCGTTAGTGAGCCTATTGCTTTTGCACTGGCCTTCATTATCGCGACATTCCTGCATGTCGTTGTCGGTGAACTTGCACCGAAGACGGCCGCTATAAACATTCCGGAGAAAATCGGTCAGATTACCGCACCGCTGATTATTTGGTTCTACAGAGTATTGTACCCTTTGATTTGGATCATGAACGGTTCCGCCAACCTGCTCGTCCGTATGTTCGGAATGAAGCCGGCCAGTGAACATGGCGATGCCCACAGTGAAGATGAGATCCGCCTGATCTTGTCCGAGAGCTATGAGAGCGGCAAAATCAACAAAGCTGAATACGGTTATGTGAACCGGATCTTCACCTTTGATGAAATGCTGGCCAAGGAAATCATGGTTCCCCGGACCGATATGGTATGTCTGTTCACCGACCACTCGCTGCTGGAGAATATCGCTATTATCCGCAAGGAGCAGTATACACGTTTCCCTGTAGCAGACGGAAGCAAAGACAATATCATCGGTATGATTAATACCAAGCAGCTGTACCTGCAATATGATAACAACCCGGATTTTGATTTCAAAAGCCTGATTCTGCCGATTCTTACGGTTTCGGAAGTAACACCTGTGAAAACCCTGCTGACCCGTATGCAGAAGGAGCGGGTGCATATCGCCCTGCTGCTGGATGAATACGGCGGAACCTCCGGCCTCATTACGATTGAAGACATTCTGGAAGAGATTGTCGGTGAGATCCGTGATGAATTCGACGGTGACGAACGCAGAAATGTAGAGATGCTGAGCGAGACCCATTATCTGTTTGACGGCAATGTATCTCTTCTGGAGATCAAAGATCTTACAGGTCTCGATTTCCACGACGACGAAGTCACTACGATCGGCGGATGGCTGTACAGTCACCTGGAAGAGCCGGTGGTCGGCAAAAGCCATGTGTATGAGCATGTCACACTGACTGTGCGTGAGATGAACCGCCACCGTATCCGTAAGGTTGAGATCAAGATTGATCTTCCGGTCACCGAAGATTCTACAGTGCACAGCGAGTAA
- the pstB gene encoding phosphate ABC transporter ATP-binding protein PstB, which produces MGIAEPMVRESFQTEDLSIFYGTYEAVKGISLPFAQNTVTALIGPSGCGKSTFLRSLNRMNDDISGSTTKGSIWIDGIDINASGTDVIKLRQKIGMVWQKPNPFYKSIYDNIAFGPKYHGIKGKKALDEIVESSLRRAALWDEVKDRLKDSALALSGGQQQRLCIARALSVNPQILLLDEPASALDPVSTGKVEELIKELKEELRIVIVTHNMQQAARISDYTAYFYLGSLVEYDKTEKVFSNPENQMTQEYIMGRFG; this is translated from the coding sequence ATGGGCATAGCGGAACCGATGGTACGCGAATCATTTCAAACTGAGGATCTGAGTATTTTTTATGGCACATATGAGGCGGTTAAGGGAATCAGTCTTCCCTTCGCCCAGAATACGGTAACGGCACTGATCGGACCTTCAGGCTGCGGGAAATCAACCTTTCTCCGTTCCCTTAACCGGATGAATGATGATATTTCCGGCTCGACAACCAAAGGCAGCATCTGGATTGACGGTATAGATATCAACGCATCCGGAACAGATGTGATCAAGCTGCGCCAAAAAATCGGCATGGTCTGGCAGAAGCCGAACCCGTTCTATAAATCCATTTATGACAATATCGCCTTTGGTCCTAAGTATCATGGAATTAAAGGCAAAAAAGCACTGGATGAAATCGTGGAGAGCAGCCTGCGCCGCGCCGCTCTGTGGGACGAAGTCAAAGACCGCTTGAAGGACTCCGCACTGGCCTTGTCCGGCGGACAGCAGCAGCGTCTGTGTATTGCCCGGGCGTTGTCGGTTAACCCGCAGATCCTGCTGCTCGATGAGCCGGCCTCAGCACTTGACCCTGTATCGACAGGTAAGGTGGAAGAGCTGATTAAGGAACTGAAGGAAGAGCTGCGTATCGTAATTGTTACCCATAACATGCAGCAGGCAGCGCGGATCTCAGATTACACAGCTTACTTCTATCTGGGCTCGCTTGTGGAATATGACAAGACCGAGAAGGTCTTCAGTAATCCCGAGAATCAAATGACCCAGGAATACATTATGGGCCGTTTCGGCTGA
- a CDS encoding helix-turn-helix transcriptional regulator → MGEHKNIRLKLARVQKDLSQEQLADAVGVTRQTIGLIEAGNYNPTIRLCIAICRVLGTTLNDIFWEEEE, encoded by the coding sequence GTGGGTGAGCATAAGAACATCAGATTGAAGCTGGCGCGGGTGCAGAAAGACCTGTCGCAGGAGCAGCTGGCAGATGCGGTAGGGGTAACGAGACAGACCATCGGTCTGATCGAAGCGGGCAACTATAACCCGACGATCCGATTGTGTATTGCCATTTGCAGAGTGCTGGGTACAACGTTAAATGATATTTTCTGGGAGGAAGAAGAATGA
- a CDS encoding DUF1836 domain-containing protein, with amino-acid sequence MEAFTLSRIEMSGLLLSLSENSERKPLHILQEAWTKFHREEVREGTSLPAFLSTDIPPILQKLIKGSGIKGLSLGEIASLGSLIEYSTLSVTAMQNWVKRDFKEYLGSPRQGKKYSINQAALLFIIDDLKAALDFESIRQLFRMLFLAPERDDDDLVEPAQLYHGYAELFEEIKTRSPMPVQGQAQPGSPKEYLSKSDSALKSAMDGMMKRLSHLTRSQRDAVQNMLLIAAISVQTCYFQAMARQYFNAVLFLDF; translated from the coding sequence ATGGAAGCATTTACACTTAGCCGGATAGAGATGTCCGGACTATTACTGTCTCTAAGCGAAAATTCGGAGCGGAAGCCGCTCCATATTCTGCAGGAAGCCTGGACCAAGTTCCACCGTGAAGAAGTGCGGGAGGGGACATCGCTGCCCGCTTTTCTCTCGACGGACATTCCCCCGATCCTGCAGAAACTGATTAAAGGCAGCGGCATCAAAGGGCTATCCCTTGGTGAAATCGCCTCGCTCGGCAGTCTGATTGAGTATTCCACATTATCAGTGACGGCTATGCAAAACTGGGTGAAACGTGACTTCAAGGAATATCTAGGGTCGCCGCGCCAAGGAAAGAAGTATTCGATTAATCAGGCGGCGCTTCTATTTATAATTGATGATCTCAAGGCTGCACTCGATTTCGAGAGCATCCGCCAGCTCTTCCGTATGCTGTTCCTCGCGCCTGAACGTGATGATGATGATCTGGTCGAACCGGCACAGCTGTATCACGGGTATGCTGAGCTGTTCGAGGAGATCAAGACCCGTTCCCCGATGCCGGTGCAGGGACAGGCTCAGCCTGGCAGCCCGAAAGAGTATTTGTCGAAATCAGACAGTGCGCTCAAATCGGCGATGGACGGAATGATGAAGCGGCTCAGCCATCTGACCCGGTCACAGCGGGATGCCGTACAGAATATGCTCCTGATCGCCGCCATATCGGTTCAGACCTGTTATTTTCAGGCGATGGCCCGGCAATATTTCAATGCGGTGTTATTCCTTGATTTTTGA
- a CDS encoding TetR/AcrR family transcriptional regulator: MARAGLDTHTLVLAAAELADAQGVQEVTLAALAAKLGVRPPSLYNHINGLAGLRTLLAIHGLEQLYDAMSAAAEGARGEEAVHALSQAYIGFARQHPGLYETTLRAPEQGDTALEAAGGKVLSLIIQVLSCFGLDEEGNLHAVRGLRSILHGFSTLENQGGFGMPLDLNVSLTRLIRTYIAGIRCMGQEADELG; this comes from the coding sequence ATGGCTAGAGCCGGTTTAGACACACATACTCTGGTGCTGGCAGCAGCAGAGCTGGCTGACGCACAGGGTGTTCAGGAGGTGACGCTGGCCGCCCTGGCGGCCAAGCTGGGCGTTCGGCCGCCGTCGTTGTATAATCACATTAACGGACTGGCGGGTCTGCGGACACTGCTGGCGATTCATGGGCTTGAGCAGCTCTATGACGCCATGTCAGCGGCAGCGGAAGGCGCACGGGGCGAAGAGGCGGTCCATGCGCTGAGCCAGGCATACATCGGATTTGCCAGACAACATCCGGGACTGTATGAAACGACCCTAAGAGCACCTGAACAAGGGGATACAGCACTGGAAGCTGCGGGCGGGAAGGTCCTGTCGCTGATTATTCAGGTGCTGTCCTGCTTCGGGCTGGATGAGGAGGGGAACCTGCATGCAGTCCGGGGATTACGCAGCATTCTGCATGGATTCTCAACCCTTGAGAATCAAGGCGGTTTCGGAATGCCGCTGGATTTGAATGTCAGTCTTACCCGGCTAATCCGCACTTATATTGCCGGAATCCGCTGTATGGGGCAGGAAGCAGATGAGCTTGGCTGA
- a CDS encoding TrkH family potassium uptake protein — protein sequence MANLSFGHLRLTPPKILSLGFVVLIAAGTLLLCLPAASTGGRISFIDALFMATSATCVTGLAVIDTGTQLTAFGQIVLLVLFQFGGLGFVTMATLITLVLNKRISLKERLLLQESMNQNSMQGIVKLIRRVLIYSLVIQLTGAILLAARFMMDMPFGKAAYYGVFHSISIFNNAGFDLFGDVHGPFSGLTRYVEDPVVNITSMLLIFLGGIGFIVLSDVIDFPKRKRLTLHSKVVLSTSAALIVIGAAIFFWLELNSTLKPLHAGGKIMASFLQAITPRSGGVTTIEIPLLRESTQFLMILLMFIGAAPGSTGGGIKITTFAILASTAYARLRGKEDIVMFRHRISKENVYRAITMTLLSLMLVVISTMLLSVTESADFLTVLFEAVSAFGTSGITMGLTTELTTIGKVLVIILMFVGRTGPLTLAYALKPKNSKELYRYPEGNITIG from the coding sequence TTGGCTAACCTATCCTTTGGGCATCTCAGGCTGACGCCGCCCAAAATACTATCACTGGGCTTTGTAGTACTAATCGCTGCCGGCACCCTGCTTCTGTGTCTGCCTGCTGCTTCCACCGGCGGAAGAATCTCTTTCATTGATGCGCTGTTCATGGCAACCTCAGCAACCTGTGTAACCGGACTTGCTGTCATTGACACAGGCACGCAGCTGACGGCCTTCGGACAGATTGTACTGCTGGTGTTATTCCAGTTCGGCGGTCTCGGGTTCGTTACAATGGCGACGCTGATCACGCTGGTGCTGAACAAACGGATCTCATTGAAGGAGCGCCTGCTGCTGCAGGAATCCATGAACCAGAATTCCATGCAGGGGATTGTGAAGCTGATCCGCCGGGTGCTGATCTACTCGCTGGTGATTCAGCTGACCGGGGCCATCCTGCTGGCCGCGAGATTTATGATGGACATGCCTTTTGGCAAAGCGGCGTATTACGGAGTATTCCATAGCATTTCAATCTTCAACAATGCGGGATTTGATCTGTTCGGCGATGTTCACGGGCCCTTCAGCGGATTAACCCGGTATGTGGAAGACCCGGTTGTGAATATTACCTCCATGCTGCTGATTTTCCTGGGCGGTATCGGCTTTATTGTATTATCTGATGTAATTGATTTTCCTAAGCGCAAGCGTCTGACGCTCCATTCCAAGGTCGTGCTGTCCACTTCCGCCGCACTCATTGTCATCGGCGCGGCTATCTTCTTCTGGCTGGAGCTGAACTCCACGCTTAAGCCGCTGCATGCCGGGGGCAAGATCATGGCCTCCTTCCTGCAGGCGATTACACCACGTTCCGGAGGCGTAACAACCATCGAGATTCCGCTGCTGCGTGAATCCACGCAATTCCTGATGATTCTGCTGATGTTTATCGGGGCAGCTCCAGGCTCCACCGGCGGCGGGATCAAGATTACCACCTTTGCGATTCTGGCCAGTACAGCCTACGCCAGGCTCCGGGGCAAAGAAGATATCGTGATGTTCCGCCACCGGATCTCGAAGGAGAATGTCTACAGGGCGATTACAATGACCCTGCTGTCATTGATGCTGGTAGTGATCTCGACCATGCTGCTGTCCGTGACGGAGAGTGCGGATTTTCTGACCGTGCTGTTCGAGGCAGTATCCGCATTCGGCACTTCAGGTATTACTATGGGACTGACTACTGAGCTGACGACAATCGGTAAAGTGCTGGTGATCATTCTGATGTTTGTCGGCCGGACAGGACCGCTTACTCTGGCCTATGCGCTCAAGCCGAAGAACAGCAAGGAGCTCTACAGATACCCTGAAGGCAATATTACCATCGGCTAA